A genomic stretch from Chelmon rostratus isolate fCheRos1 chromosome 14, fCheRos1.pri, whole genome shotgun sequence includes:
- the LOC121617539 gene encoding odorant receptor 131-2-like, whose amino-acid sequence MNNTTGVTQVMFQRPVKVLLSMLPCLLFLYINGIMLFALLRKPLLLESSRYILFGHLLLTDSLQLLVSMLLYIFAVTMVRMISHVCIVVTLFATVTVKMSPLNLAVMSLERYVAICFPLRHADIATARKAGVAVAVMWMLASLDSFTQLFLFVSLENTSFTLPTFCHITSVLRLQIYSTLNKAYTTVYFVIVSMIIIYTYIAIMITVKSASSDVRNTTKAHKTVLLHLLQLCLCLTSTLFNMINSSSTWNINPALAIHIQYTLFVGLIIFPKCLSPLIYGLRDQTLKHAFKYYFTFGFTATVKQFPKS is encoded by the coding sequence ATGAACAACACCACAGGAGTCACCCAGGTGATGTTTCAGAGACCTGTCAAAGTTCTGCTGTCGATGCTGCCATGTCTTCTCTTCTTGTACATCAACGGCATCATGCTGTTTGCCTTGCTGAGGAAGCCTCTCCTCCTGGAGTCCTCTCGTTACATCCTGTTTGGTCATTTGCTCCTCACTGACTCTCTGCAGCTTCTGGTGTCTATGCTGCTGTACATCTTTGCCGTGACCATGGTCAGAATGATCAGCCACGTTTGTATTGTTGTCACACTGTTTGCAACCGTCACTGTTAAAATGTCACCGCTCAACCTGGCTGTGATGTCTTTGGAGAGGTATGTCGCCATATGTTTCCCACTGAGGCATGCTGATATCGCCACCGCCAGGAAGGCGGGGGTGGCCGTCGCTGTGATGTGGATGCTGGCCTCTTTAGACTCGTTCACCCagcttttcctgtttgtcagtctggagAACACAAGCTTCACTTTGCCAACGTTCTGCCACATAACCAGTGTGCTGCGGCTACAAATTTATTCAACTTTAAACAAGGCCTACACCACTGTGTATTTTGTTATAGTGAGCATGATTATCATCTATACATATATTGCTATCATGATTACAGTGAAGTCAGCCTCCTCTGATGTCCGTAACACCACTAAGGCCCATAAGACGGTGCTGCTGCATCTGCTTCAGTTATGCCTGTGTCTCACCTCCACTCTCTTTAATatgataaacagcagcagcacatggaACATAAATCCTGCTCTGGCCATTCACATCCAGTATACCCTCTTTGTAGGTCTTATCATTTTCCCCAAATGTTTGAGCCCACTCATATATGGCCTCAGAGACCAGACCCTCAAACATGCCTTTAAATACTATTTCACCTTTGGCTTCACAGCCACTGTTAAGCAATTTCCTAAGTCTTGA
- the ppme1 gene encoding protein phosphatase methylesterase 1 encodes MEKQLHLNLLASRPPMAGGFQSGSKMKMGPGRKRDFSPLPWSQYFETMEDVEVENENGKDIFRIYCSGSHGPVLLLLHGGGHSALSWAVFTAVICSRINCRVVAMDLRAHGDTRVKNPDDLSADTMAKDIGKVVEALYGENPPPIMIIGHSMGGAIAVHTAIANHIPSLLGLCVIDVVEGTAMDALNSMQNFLRSRPKTFKSLENAIEWSVKSGQIRNMESARVSMGGQVKKCEESTSSPGVSNSIGEGIIEEEEDEEAEEESNKKRMKEDDQEIKKESIFTWRVELSKTEKYWDGWFRGLSALFLTCPVPKLLLLAGVDRLDKDLTIGQMQGKFQMQVLPQCGHAVHEDAPEKVADALATFMVRHKFTEFKEGYLC; translated from the exons ATGGAGAAACAGTTGCATTTAAACCTGTTAGCTTCCAGACCTCCTATGGCTGGTGGGTTTCAGTCCGGctccaaaatgaaaatggg ACCTGGAAGGAAGAGAGATTTCTCCCCCCTGCCCTGGAGTCAGTACTTTGAAACCATGGAAGATGTTGaggtggaaaatgaaaatggcaaaGAT ATTTTCAGAATCTACTGCAGTGGTTCCCATGGTcctgtgctgctcctgctccaTGGAGGAGGCCACTCTGCTCTCTCCTGGGCAGTGTTCACT GCTGTCATATGCAGCAGGATCAACTGCAGGGTGGTGGCTATGGACCTTCGAGCTCATG GTGACACCAGAGTGAAAAATCCTGATGATCTCTCTGCAGACACGATGGCCAA GGATATTGGAAAAGTGGTGGAGGCACTCTATGGCGAGAACCCGCCTCCGATCATGATTATTGGACACAGCATGGGTGGAGCCATTGCAGTTCACACAGCCATTGCCAATCATATACCATCCCTGCTTGGCCTCTGTGTCATTGACGTTGTAGAAG GTACAGCAATGGATGCCTTGAACAGTATGCAGAATTTCCTCAGAAGTCGGCCAAAGACCTTTAAATCTCTGGAGAATGCTATTGAGTGGAG TGTGAAGAGCGGCCAGATCCGAAACATGGAGTCAGCACGAGTGTCAATGGGAGGCCAGGTGAAAAA ATGTGAGGAATCCACCAGCAGTCCAGGTGTGTCTAATAGCATTGGTGAAGGTATaatagaggaggaggaagatgaagaagcagaggaagaatcCAATAAGAAAAGGATGAAGGAAGATGATCAGGAG ataaaaaaggaaagcatCTTTACCTGGCGGGTAGAGctgtcaaagacagaaaaatactgGGATGGATGGTTCAGAGGCCTGTCTGCCCTCTTTCTCACCTGCCCTGTACCAAAGCTGCTTCTGCTCGCAG GAGTGGACAGGCTTGACAAAGACCTTACTATTGGACAGATGCAAG GAAAGTTTCAGATGCAGGTCCTCCCTCAGTGTGGTCATGCTGTCCATGAGGACGCACCTGAAAAA GTAGCAGATGCTCTAGCAACGTTTATGGTCCGGCACAAATTCACTGAGTTTAAGGAGGGATACCTGTG CTAA
- the LOC121617540 gene encoding thylakoid ADP,ATP carrier protein, chloroplastic-like, producing MVGMKPKDPKVPSAAVKFFGAGTAACIADLVTFPLDTAKVRLQIQGESQKAEGGSAVKYRGVFGTITTMVRTEGPRSLYSGLVAGLQRQMSFASVRIGLYDSMKQFYTRGTDSAGIVIRLMAGCTTGAMAVAFAQPTDVVKVRFQAQVRLADGVRRYNSTLDAYKTIARDEGVRGLWKGCMPNITRNAIVNCAELVTYDMIKELILTYDLMTDNLPCHFTAAFGAGFCTTVVASPVDVVKTRFMNSGSGQYNSAINCALTMLRQEGPTAFYKGFMPSFLRLGSWNIVMFVTYEQIKRGMSRAQQYWESPWKMVGFGPADVPPSAAVKFVGAGTAACIADLLTFPLDTAKVRLQIQGEARASAATGKESAVKYRGVFGTITTMVRTEGPRSLYSGLVAGLQRQMSFASVRIGLYDSVKQFYTKGSDHVGIGSRLLAGCTTGAMAVAFAQPTDVVKVRFQAQARSPGHARRYCGTIDAYKTIAKEEGIHGLWKGTAPNIARNAIVNCTELVTYDFIKDSLLRSTPLTDNLPCHFVSAFGAGLCTTVIASPVDVVKTRYMNAPLGQYSSVLNCAAAMMTKEGPLAFYKGFMPSFLRLGSWNVVMFVTYEQLKRAMMAANHNRTTVL from the exons ATGGTTGGCATGAAACCCAAAGACCCAAAGGTGCCCTCTGCGGCAGTTAAGTTCTTTGGTGCGGGCACCGCAGCCTGCATAGCTGACCTTGTCACATTTCCTCTGGACACAGCCAAAGTCAGACTGCAG ATTCAGGGAGAGTCTCAGAAAGCTGAGGGGGGCAGTGCCGTGAAGTATCGCGGAGTGTTTGGCACCATCACCACCATGGTGCGCACAGAGGGGCCCAGGAGTCTTTACAGTGGACTGGTGGCAGGACTACAGAGGCAGATGAGCTTTGCCTCTGTCCGAATCGGTCTGTACGACTCCATGAAGCAGTTCTACACTCGAGGCACTGACA GTGCTGGGATTGTGATTCGGCTCATGGCGGGCTGCACCACAGGGGCCATGGCTGTGGCTTTTGCACAACCAACAGATGTGGTGAAGGTGCGTTTCCAAGCCCAGGTACGACTGGCTGATGGTGTAAGGAGATACAACAGCACCCTGGATGCCTATAAGACGATTGCCCGAGATGAGGGAGTACGGGGCCTTTGGAAAG GTTGTATGCCCAACATCACTCGCAATGCCATTGTAAACTGTGCAGAGCTGGTGACCTATGACATGATCAAAGAACTCATCCTGACGTATGACCTAATGACAG ACAACCTGCCGTGCCACTTCACCGCTGCCTTCGGCGCAGGCTTCTGCACGACAGTGGTGGCTTCCCCTGTGGATGTGGTCAAAACACGGTTCATGAATTCAGGGTCTGGCCAGTATAACAGCGCTATCAACTGTGCTCTCACCATGCTGAGACAAGAAGGACCCACCGCCTTCTATAAAGG GTTCATGCCTTCTTTCCTGCGACTGGGGTCCTGGAACATTGTAATGTTTGTGACATATGAACAAATTAAAAGAGGCATGAGCAGGGCACAACAGTACTGGGAGTCGCC CTGGAAAATGGTTGGATTTGGACCTGCTGATGTGCCTCCATCAGCGGCAGTGAAGTTTGTAGGAGCAGGGACTGCGGCCTGCATCGCTGACCTGCTCACCTTCCCCCTGGACACAGCCAAAGTACGGCTGCAG ATCCAAGGAGAGGCCAGAGCTTCAGCAGCTACAGGGAAAGAGTCTGCAGTGAAGTATCGTGGTGTGTTTGGCACCATCACCACCATGGTGCGCACAGAGGGGCCCAGGAGCCTTTACAGTGGACTGGTGGCAGGACTACAGAGGCAGATGAGCTTCGCCTCTGTCCGCATTGGTCTCTATGACTCTGTAAAACAGTTCTACACTAAAGGCTCTGATC ATGTTGGTATTGGCAGTCGGTTGCTTGCAGGGTGTACCACTGGTGCCATGGCAGTTGCTTTTGCTCAGCCTACGGATGTGGTGAAAGTCCGCTTCCAGGCACAGGCAAGGTCACCTGGACATGCCAGACGCTACTGTGGTACCATTGATGCTTACAAGACCATTGCTAAGGAAGAAGGCATCCATGGTCTGTGGAAAG GTACAGCTCCAAACATTGCACGGAATGCAATTGTTAACTGCACTGAATTGGTGACATATGATTTCATCAAGGATTCACTGCTTAGGTCCACTCCACTAACAG ATAACCTGCCTTGCCACTTTGTATCAGCCTTTGGTGCAGGATTATGCACAACTGTGATTGCCTCTCCTGTTGATGTGGTCAAGACAAGATATATGAACGCTCCTCTTGGCCAGTACAGCAGTGTCCTCAATTGTGCTGCTGCCATGATGACCAAAGAGGGACCGCTTGCCTTTTATAAGGG GTTCATGCCATCTTTCTTACGCCTGGGCTCCTGGAACGTGGTGATGTTTGTAACCTACGAGCAGCTGAAACGTGCCATGATGGCAGCGAATCACAACCGCACAACTGTACTGTAA